The genomic DNA gattttatattttaaaaagaaatctcacTTCTCCACCACgatttcctctccttcctctccttcctctccctcctcttcctcctctgtcacTGTCCATTTAAATGCAGGCAGCTCAGGAATTCAAATCATGATTTGAAGCTGCTGGATATTCCGCTACAAATTGTAGCCTAGTGATTTTAATTCAGCGAAACGTCACACAAGATCACACTTGTGGTCAGTGGTAaacttcttatatactgtctatggtaaaCTCCGTAAACTCTTGCAAGCAAACGTTCAGCTTCCCACTTCCTGTTTATTCGCCTATTCGCTTGTAGGTGGCGCTGTGGCGGGCGGGCGGAGCTGCGGTGTCCCCGGCACTACAGAAGAAAAGCTGCATTTTGTCCTGGAAGAAAACATCACTCAGACAGCAGCTGCAGGTAAGAAAATATTCATCTTATTCACGACAAATATGAGGTATCGcaactcagaatgtgtgctgACCATTTCACGGTAACTCACAACCCACGGCGTCGATATAACGTTATCCTAACAAAAACTGCGGTTACTGGCGCTCCTGGTGcctgagctagctagctaactaatgtTAGCATAGTTGAGCTGGAGCTGCTGGTTTTCTGCCTGTTTTTCTTGCTGGATAATCTCGACATTTGGGACATATTGGGTTTTCTGTTATAAATCATGCTGTTTGCcatatttgtttttctcactTGGCGTGCCATTGGCTGTCTTCTTTGTGTAATAGTGTTGAGACGAGACCAAGCTGCCAGTGGACTGAAGACTTAGGGCAGGAGGTCACCATGGAAACGTAACGTTAGATCAGATACGTTAACTGATGTGATGACATGACTCTGAACTGTCAATAGTAGTGACAGCCAGGCttcaaaaattaacattttcgtctaccagccaaatggctaatgaatgttcaaatattaccagccattcaatagattaccattgggttttttggctgcaaaatctaccagccacttgcatatttcaccagcatttggctggtaaacggtgctaatttagaaccctggtGACAGCAAGTTACTTTCAGTAAGTGTCCTGcttcaaaaataataataatgttgacATGTTTTTAATATTACAACCTGTGCCCTAAAatcgttttttctttttagttgtTATATGTTGATGTTATTCCTATTTACTATTAACTAACTATAACTAGCTAGTTCACCCAAAACAGAAAAGGGGGTTTAAGGTGCGTTCTAGGGTGTCCTTCCAGTGGAGAAAACACAATGCAGCGCCATATAGACTGCGCTAGAAAACTGTCTGCAGGCTAGTGCCCTACTACATGCAGCTGGTGGTCGTTTTTTTTTCGCCCCTGCCCCTCAGACAGCCTGAGTCCGCATCTAGAGCAGACCTAATGCCAAAACCACAGGCAATAGTTGTATATAAAACATCTACTCGACTACATCACTCTCGTTTATGACCTGTGTGCAGCTCTCGAGGATGTTCATGCATGTACCCCATAATATTACAATAGGTACCCAGTAGTTAAAAGTTATCTTTAAATTCCCTATTAAATGCCAGATTGTTGTCCAGTAAATTATACGGTACCCCATAATAATCAACTTCAACTTTGTTGTCCCAGAGGGGAACACTCAGAGACGTATATAATGATAAAATACATCAAGTGACAATGGGAAACCTAGAGCATGCCATTGCTGAAACCATTATCACAAGCTCAgagtatttaaatgggaaactTATCGTCAATCAtaatagagagaaaaaaagcaatgGATATGGATATTTCCCCAAGAGAGATGACGGAATGTTAAATTTGCGCAAgtcattattttccaaaaaaatcACAAGAGAACTATCAAAAAATACTTTTCTTTATGCATCTGACCACGGAGCTGTCTGTAGTGATTTATTTCAGTGGCAGCAGCATTTTCTCTGTACGTCTCTGCTTCCTCTCACTTTGATCGTCTCCGTTGCTCAGGTGATGGAGTTCCCCCAGCATTCCCAGCAGCTGCTGTCAGCTCTGCGTTCCCAGCGCCAGCGGGGCTTCCTCTGTGACTGCAGCGTCCTGGTGGGCTCATCCCGTTTCTTGGCTCACAGGGCTGTTTTGGCCTCCTGCTCGCCTTTCTTCCACATGTTCTACTCCGACCCTCAAGGGGTCATTGATGGAAATGGCACCAGCAGCTCTGTCACACTCGACAGCGACATTGTCACGGCTGCTGCATTTGGCTTGCTCTTGGACTTTGTCTATGAAGGCGTGCTGCAGCTGGCCGAGTCTCCACCAGTGGAGGACATATTGGCGGCTGCAAGCTTTCTGCACATGAACGAGGTGGTGAGAGTCTGCAAGAGACGACTCCAGAGACGGGGGCCTCTGGCAGAGGCAGACAGCACTCGCTCCGAAGAGTGCGCTGGTGCCAGGAGGGCGATAGAGACAGGGAGGGTGGGTGAGGGTGACGGTGGAGCTGAGCCGGTGGAGGCCATGGCAGGAGATCACTTAAATCCAGTCGCCATGGAAGCACCGATCTCATCAGTATCTAGAATGGCAGAGAGGAGTCAGTTGGAGTCTGTGGAGTCTGAACGGAGGATTGGTGGGGGGTCATCAGAAGCACGAGTTCAGACTCCTCTGAGCCCTGACCTCGCTGATACCACGCAGCCAGGCATGGGCGCCCCTCTGCTGCCTCCAGGCGGGGAGCTGGTGCAGGGCCTCATCACAGGCCGGTCTGCCCCAGCCTCGGGAGGTAACGCCAGGTTGGGGACTGGAGGTCATGGAGAGGGGTCGGCACTCTGCAGCCCTTGCAGCACAACTGAGACATACAGGTGCAGGTCTGTTGTGGATTATTAGACTGTTTTAACTTGAAAAAGGAAGGAGTGGTTATTTCTCTGTGTACTGATGGAcatttttatgatttgttgttACTAAAAATCTGTTTACAGTATATCTATCTCTCTTTCACCAGTCATAGCAGTAACCAGCAGCCCTCCTCGTCTTCTTCCTCCCGGGTGCCAGTGAGCCAGGCTAGTGGTCGGTCAGTGGTTACTTATTCCCAGTCAGGATCCAGCCTCTGCTCCAGCCCCCAACATTATGTACCCCGACTGCCACGTGTTGACTCTGTAAGGGAACCTTCAGAAGCTGACCACAGAGGTACATCAGGCAGAGGACAACAGATGGTCATGTTAATCCAAGCATCAGCACTAACCTCACACAACCCAACACACTCACCACCACAGCGTGCACTTCCTCAGATTCAAATCCAGAGTGCTGTGTCACTCCAAAGCTTAGACTTCCACTCTGCTCCTGAGGCCCAAACCCTTAAGAGACCTGAGGGGAATATGGGAGCTTCACCCACCATTAGAAATGAAAGATCTCACCGTCTCATGggcagagagaggacagatgaCAATGATGGAGAGAATGTAAAAGTCAAAGTGGAGGCCATTGTTATATCCGACGAAGAGctagaggaggagaaagaggaaagcaGAGCGAGAGAACCAGTGAATGAAGTAGACGATGAGTTTGAAGAGGAAGAGCTGCACAGTCCGCAGTTTCTCTCCTCCCACCCACAGGGCCTCTTACAAATGACCTCCCATTCAAATGACtactccttccctctctctccctcctcttcctcctccggTGCTGGCCCTTCCTCCCAGGACACTTCCTCCTTCGCCCTCATTCCTCCGTCTACAGCTCAGCAGCATTCTGACCCTTCTGCCTACTTCCAGGACTTCCAGGACTCTATGGGGAACTTTGTAGAGGACGTCCCCACGTGTGGAGTCTGTGGAAAGACTTTCTCATGTACATACACACTAAGGCGCCACGCCATTGTGCACACACGCGAACGTCCTTATGAGTGTCGCTACTGCTACCGGAGCTACACACAATCAGGCGACCTGTACAGACACATACGCAAAGCTCATGACCACACACTGCCAGCTAAACGCAGCAAGGCAGACATGGAGCCCTCCCTGCCCCCACAaccaccactaccaccaccacctccacctcttagctaacacacaaacacacaccctatTGTATTTCTATACTTATGCACACTTACCTAAACTTTAACTCTAATTCTACATTAAAACCTAAATCAAGAACGCTTTCATTTTCAATGAATTTTGGTTGGAATTTCCTGGATTAATCAGTTGTTTgtctggtctataaaatgtcagaaaatgtgaaatatgtcaCAATTGCCCAAAGCTTAAGGTGGCATCTTTCAATTTCTTCCAAATATTGTCTTGGGTGTCACCCTGCAGACACGCAGACTTTTTATTCTACTGAGGACATTTGATGTAGTGATGCACTGATCCGACTTTTTCCGCCCCGATGCGATACCTGGGATTTTGGTATTGGCCGATATCGAGTACCGATCGATCCCATTCCAGTGTTTAATCAACCCTTAGAGAACGGGCCTCCCGCCAGCAGCTGCAGGAGCTCCTCGGGAGAGCATTGTTTACGTGATCCTGTTAAATCGgtctaaaataaaaaccataacCTGGACAGAACCATAATAGCTATAGCATTCATTCTTCAGGCTTCTGTCTTTCGCGTGAGTACGATTGTGATGATGTTACGTGAATTCCGGTGCAACACTGCGTGACACATAATTGCAAATGAAACTATCAAAATGCCTTTACGCTCTGCTCATAAAAATGAGcatatctcaaaaactaaaaaacatacaaataacTTATGGAGTGTTAGGAAATACTTTGGTCATGGTTTTTACGTTTAGAAATATTTTGGATctatatgttttgtgtgttagtaaaatttgatgaataaaacaaaattcaatacttttaattATTATGGTTTATTGACTTGCATAACCTTTTAGCTTAGGCTGTATGGATTTTAGGGATATGAAGCATTTAAAGATATTCTAAGAAATTACATCACAATGAGCACAAATACAAATGTAggtactaggggtgggggaaaaaatcaatacagcatagtatcgcgatatttttccgtggcaatactgtatcgatacacagacgccaagtatcgatcttttatgatatgtgttggtcagtctgtctgcttgacgatcccattttgcagcaattaaattgaagtgagatgaacagacagagaaatgtatctcttTAGATAAAACCGATGGTGACAAAATTTTCATTCaatcatttgaaactgggaaaagtttgaagttggaaaaacggtaataaattgcaatatatcgcagaatattgcaatatgtttaaaatcccaataatattgtatcgtgacataagtatcgtgatgatagcgtatcgtgaggcctctggtgattcccacccctagtaggTACTGGCGGACCATTTCTGTTGCAGTTCAAAGGGTTAGTTAGCTGTTTGCCTCACTGTGTAGAAGTGTCTGGGATCATTATTTTATGTGCAAGGAAACCTCAGGCTTGACTTAAAGATTGTTTTCCTAACTTTGCACCAGCAACTTTACAATTAACAGGATATACAATTCAAGTGTGaaccttttttaaatgcagcaaaAAAATGGTTCAAACTTAAACAGGAATTAAAATACCAttatataaagtataaaaacattgaattgaatagatcgGCACCATTGTCACCAATACCCAATCCAGCTATTGGAGTCAGTATGGGCTGGTTATTAGTATGGATGGATAGATCCCTATTTTGATCCCCATAAGTACAGAAATACAAGAACTCAGAGTAAACACCAGCATTGTGGCAGTGATATCAACACTATCAAACTAACACGTTTTATGTTCATGTATGACCGTTGACTCCATAGAACCCTAAAACTGATCTGGTTTTATGCTATTATGCTattctttttaaacatttaaaaggcATTTACAGTTTAGGTTTGGTATTTATTAATACCTTTTATATTAATTTCATACATTTGTATGTGTATAAAATTATCAAAAACCcaattgttgttagaagtttcaGGAGATGTTCCAAAATGTTTCAAAGAGTTGTGTGCCGTGTGACATCCTACACTTAGTGTTTGCTATATTAACTCAAACCACAAATGAGGGAGTTTTTTATCATATCGGGTACATGAattgtaatttgtatgtattcagTGTGTGACTCAGTGCCAGCAAAGTTTGACTGATTGTAAATGTAGTACTGTAGCATTGTACTGTTTAGAGTTTCAACCTGCACAAATTCTAAAATTACAACAAGATTAACATGTAATACAAGCGTTTCCTTGCATTGGTTTTGATGAAGTAACTTCATAAATAGCGGATATATGCAGTATATTTGATGAACGTGAACTGTGCTAAATGGCCTTTACTTTgccctttatttccttttaaagTGCAGTAAGAAGTATTTGATTAGA from Perca fluviatilis chromosome 10, GENO_Pfluv_1.0, whole genome shotgun sequence includes the following:
- the zbtb3 gene encoding zinc finger and BTB domain-containing protein 3 isoform X1; the protein is MEFPQHSQQLLSALRSQRQRGFLCDCSVLVGSSRFLAHRAVLASCSPFFHMFYSDPQGVIDGNGTSSSVTLDSDIVTAAAFGLLLDFVYEGVLQLAESPPVEDILAAASFLHMNEVVRVCKRRLQRRGPLAEADSTRSEECAGARRAIETGRVGEGDGGAEPVEAMAGDHLNPVAMEAPISSVSRMAERSQLESVESERRIGGGSSEARVQTPLSPDLADTTQPGMGAPLLPPGGELVQGLITGRSAPASGGNARLGTGGHGEGSALCSPCSTTETYRCSHSSNQQPSSSSSSRVPVSQASGRSVVTYSQSGSSLCSSPQHYVPRLPRVDSVREPSEADHRGTSGRGQQMVMLIQASALTSHNPTHSPPQRALPQIQIQSAVSLQSLDFHSAPEAQTLKRPEGNMGASPTIRNERSHRLMGRERTDDNDGENVKVKVEAIVISDEELEEEKEESRAREPVNEVDDEFEEEELHSPQFLSSHPQGLLQMTSHSNDYSFPLSPSSSSSGAGPSSQDTSSFALIPPSTAQQHSDPSAYFQDFQDSMGNFVEDVPTCGVCGKTFSCTYTLRRHAIVHTRERPYECRYCYRSYTQSGDLYRHIRKAHDHTLPAKRSKADMEPSLPPQPPLPPPPPPLS
- the zbtb3 gene encoding zinc finger and BTB domain-containing protein 42 isoform X2, giving the protein MEFPQHSQQLLSALRSQRQRGFLCDCSVLVGSSRFLAHRAVLASCSPFFHMFYSDPQGVIDGNGTSSSVTLDSDIVTAAAFGLLLDFVYEGVLQLAESPPVEDILAAASFLHMNEVVRVCKRRLQRRGPLAEADSTRSEECAGARRAIETGRVGEGDGGAEPVEAMAGDHLNPVAMEAPISSVSRMAERSQLESVESERRIGGGSSEARVQTPLSPDLADTTQPGMGAPLLPPGGELVQGLITGRSAPASGGNARLGTGGHGEGSALCSPCSTTETYSHSSNQQPSSSSSSRVPVSQASGRSVVTYSQSGSSLCSSPQHYVPRLPRVDSVREPSEADHRGTSGRGQQMVMLIQASALTSHNPTHSPPQRALPQIQIQSAVSLQSLDFHSAPEAQTLKRPEGNMGASPTIRNERSHRLMGRERTDDNDGENVKVKVEAIVISDEELEEEKEESRAREPVNEVDDEFEEEELHSPQFLSSHPQGLLQMTSHSNDYSFPLSPSSSSSGAGPSSQDTSSFALIPPSTAQQHSDPSAYFQDFQDSMGNFVEDVPTCGVCGKTFSCTYTLRRHAIVHTRERPYECRYCYRSYTQSGDLYRHIRKAHDHTLPAKRSKADMEPSLPPQPPLPPPPPPLS